In the Pseudanabaena sp. PCC 7367 genome, one interval contains:
- the cas7c gene encoding type I-C CRISPR-associated protein Cas7/Csd2 produces MTKHFDPNRRHDFVLLFDVTDGNPNGDPDGGNMPRTDPETLQGLVTDVSLKRKIRNYVATYAAHEAPDDQKARLKIFVEHHGVLNEQIRLAYTEQDIPTGKPADDNIDDAEILAGLRAIAADLPEAFTFVDRDDDASDDETEPANLAYSGELSDTEKKEALEQLEEVISELAIESAIAKKTITFIKNLTKKAGKPDKSRANAEKAQVWMCNNFFDVRMFGAVMSTGLNAGQVRGPVQITFARSIDPVLPQDLAITRMAVTTEADREKLQTMGRKTLIPYGLYLAYGFYSPYLAQNTGVNKFDLQLFWQALVNMWDFDRSASRGLMAPRGLYVFTHESKLGNAPAHKLFERITVRLKNPNSTPRSFKDYELIVNTDNLPDAITLTDLLAE; encoded by the coding sequence ATGACTAAACATTTCGACCCCAATCGCCGCCATGACTTTGTTTTACTATTTGATGTCACCGACGGTAATCCCAATGGCGATCCCGATGGCGGTAATATGCCGCGCACTGATCCAGAAACCCTCCAAGGATTAGTGACCGATGTCTCGCTTAAACGCAAGATTCGTAATTATGTTGCTACCTATGCTGCCCATGAAGCACCAGATGATCAAAAGGCACGATTGAAAATATTCGTAGAACATCATGGTGTTCTCAATGAGCAAATCCGGCTTGCTTATACAGAGCAGGATATTCCCACGGGCAAACCTGCAGATGACAACATTGATGATGCCGAGATTCTTGCTGGTCTGAGGGCAATCGCTGCTGATTTACCAGAAGCCTTCACCTTTGTCGATCGTGATGATGATGCCAGCGATGATGAAACAGAACCCGCCAATTTAGCCTATAGTGGCGAACTCTCAGACACCGAAAAGAAAGAAGCGCTGGAGCAACTAGAAGAGGTAATTAGCGAACTGGCGATCGAATCGGCAATTGCCAAAAAAACGATCACTTTTATTAAAAACCTGACCAAAAAAGCAGGCAAGCCCGACAAAAGCCGTGCCAATGCCGAAAAAGCCCAGGTCTGGATGTGTAATAACTTCTTTGATGTGCGCATGTTTGGTGCGGTAATGAGCACTGGTCTTAATGCAGGGCAGGTGCGTGGCCCCGTGCAAATCACCTTTGCCCGCTCTATTGATCCAGTCCTGCCCCAAGATCTGGCCATCACCCGGATGGCAGTGACTACCGAAGCCGATCGTGAAAAGTTACAGACCATGGGTCGTAAAACCTTAATTCCCTATGGTCTATATCTGGCCTATGGATTCTATTCTCCTTATCTGGCACAAAACACTGGGGTTAACAAATTTGATCTCCAGTTATTCTGGCAAGCCCTGGTAAATATGTGGGACTTCGATCGCAGTGCCAGTCGAGGGCTAATGGCTCCACGTGGGCTATACGTTTTTACCCATGAATCAAAGCTTGGTAATGCCCCAGCCCATAAGCTGTTTGAGCGAATTACTGTGCGGCTCAAAAATCCAAATTCTACCCCTCGCTCATTTAAGGATTATGAGTTGATTGTCAATACCGATAATTTACCAGATGCAATCACGCTTACTGATTTATTAGCAGAATAA
- the cas4 gene encoding CRISPR-associated protein Cas4: MEVPDTDDYVMLSALQHYVFCPRQCALIHVEQTFDENIYTLRGQRVHERVNIPEGESFEGIRVERSLTLWSHQHRLTGIADLVEFSFDHTPYPVEYKSGSRKPRRADDVQLCAQALCLEEMFGIAVPKGAIFHHASKRRREVIFDPDLRSLVIETAHQVRQMLTQSIVPPPVADQRCPDCSLLDACMPHAIQDFRKLAQSNNPFFVPLDP; this comes from the coding sequence GTGGAAGTACCTGACACTGATGACTATGTCATGCTTAGCGCGTTGCAGCATTATGTTTTTTGTCCACGCCAATGCGCGCTAATTCATGTTGAGCAAACGTTTGATGAGAATATCTATACATTGCGAGGGCAACGGGTACATGAACGCGTGAATATTCCCGAAGGTGAAAGCTTTGAGGGGATTAGAGTCGAGCGATCGCTAACGCTTTGGTCTCACCAGCATCGGCTTACTGGCATTGCCGATCTAGTTGAGTTTAGCTTTGATCATACCCCTTACCCAGTTGAATATAAATCTGGCTCCCGCAAACCCCGCCGCGCTGATGATGTACAACTTTGTGCCCAGGCTTTGTGTCTAGAGGAAATGTTTGGTATTGCTGTTCCAAAAGGGGCAATTTTTCATCATGCTTCTAAGCGTCGCCGAGAGGTGATATTCGATCCCGACTTGCGATCGCTGGTAATTGAAACTGCTCACCAAGTACGACAGATGTTAACTCAAAGTATTGTGCCGCCTCCTGTAGCCGATCAACGTTGCCCAGATTGCTCTCTGCTAGATGCCTGTATGCCCCATGCGATCCAAGATTTTAGAAAATTGGCTCAGTCAAATAATCCATTTTTTGTTCCTTTAGACCCGTGA
- the cas1c gene encoding type I-C CRISPR-associated endonuclease Cas1c, which yields MKVLLNTLYVQTQGSYLRLDHETLKIEVERELTFQIPLHHLGAIVTFGNVLISPFLIHRCAEDGRALIWLSEYGRFRARANGSTSGNVLLRQAQYSALESTDAVLLIARYIVAGKLQNARLILMRSARDAKNESDRTALSAAAATHAEAIKSAEKAESVEKLRGIEGYAAKAYFAAFSHMIRLNRDAFALTERSRRPPRDPINAMLSFVYTLLVNDCVSACEGVGLDPQVGFLHAIRPGRPSLALDLMEELRAPIADRLVLTLINRGQIKPEHFLERPGGAIFMTDDARKTVLAEFQKRKKVEVNHPILATKVPLGLVNHTQARLLARHLRGDVPTYQPFILR from the coding sequence GTGAAAGTCTTATTAAACACACTCTATGTGCAAACTCAAGGTAGTTACCTCAGACTCGACCACGAAACCTTAAAAATCGAAGTCGAGCGCGAATTAACCTTTCAAATTCCCTTACATCATTTGGGTGCGATCGTTACTTTTGGGAATGTGCTAATCAGTCCATTTTTGATCCATCGTTGTGCTGAAGATGGCAGAGCGCTGATCTGGCTCTCTGAATATGGTCGGTTTCGCGCCAGAGCCAATGGTTCGACCAGTGGTAATGTACTGCTCAGACAAGCGCAATATTCAGCTTTAGAGAGCACCGATGCAGTTTTGCTCATTGCTCGCTATATTGTGGCTGGCAAGTTGCAAAATGCCCGACTGATTCTGATGCGATCGGCGCGTGATGCTAAAAATGAAAGCGATCGCACTGCGTTATCGGCTGCCGCAGCAACACATGCGGAAGCGATCAAAAGCGCTGAGAAGGCTGAAAGTGTTGAGAAGCTGCGCGGCATTGAAGGTTATGCGGCCAAGGCTTATTTTGCCGCTTTTAGCCATATGATTCGGCTCAATCGTGATGCCTTTGCGTTGACGGAGCGATCGCGTCGGCCACCCCGTGATCCGATCAATGCAATGCTTTCTTTTGTTTATACTCTTTTGGTCAATGATTGTGTCAGTGCTTGCGAGGGAGTTGGGCTCGATCCGCAGGTTGGCTTTTTACATGCAATCAGGCCAGGTAGGCCATCGCTGGCTCTGGATTTGATGGAGGAGCTACGGGCTCCCATTGCCGATCGCTTGGTGCTCACCCTTATCAATCGTGGTCAGATCAAACCTGAGCATTTCTTAGAAAGGCCTGGCGGCGCAATTTTTATGACCGATGATGCTCGTAAGACTGTTTTAGCTGAGTTTCAAAAACGCAAAAAAGTAGAGGTCAATCATCCCATTCTGGCCACCAAGGTGCCTTTAGGGTTGGTTAATCATACCCAGGCGCGATTGCTGGCAAGACATTTGCGCGGCGATGTTCCCACCTATCAACCGTTTATCCTACGCTGA
- the cas2 gene encoding CRISPR-associated endonuclease Cas2, protein MANILVTYDVNTETKEGRRRLRKVATTCKDYGQRVQLSVFECNVNEAQYEALRAKLYNIIDPDLDSIRIYKLPAPRELSVECYGIDKYIDFNDPLII, encoded by the coding sequence ATGGCGAATATTTTGGTTACCTATGATGTTAATACTGAAACCAAGGAAGGCCGCCGCCGTCTGCGTAAGGTTGCCACTACCTGTAAAGATTATGGACAAAGGGTTCAACTCTCTGTTTTTGAATGTAATGTAAATGAAGCGCAGTATGAGGCTTTACGGGCAAAGCTCTATAACATTATCGATCCCGATCTCGACAGTATCCGCATCTACAAACTACCTGCTCCCAGGGAACTTTCGGTTGAGTGCTATGGAATCGACAAATATATTGATTTTAATGACCCGCTGATTATTTAA